CTCGCCGGCGACGATCGGCTCGCCGGCGTCGAGGTCGTCGAGTGCGCCCCGCCGCTCGATCGGGACGGGCTGACCGTCGACGCCGCGGCGCGGGCAGTGGCCCACGCACTCGCCGGCTACGTGGAGGGACGACGATGAGCGGGGCCGACACGCCGTCGAGCGACGATCCGGCCGACGACGGGACCTGCGTCGTCTACGATGCCGGCGAACTCGTCGTCGGTCCCGCCGCGGGCACCGACGAATCGCGGGCCGGCGACGGCTCACGAGCGATCGGCGACCGGGCGGCCGACGGACCGCTGGAGATCCGCGAGGACGCCGCGTTCGCCGCGATCGACGGCGAAGTCGTCGCCGTCGGACCGACCGACGAGATCACGCGCGAGTATCCGCCCGAGAGCGCCGCCACGGCGATCGACGCCGGCGGGAACGCGGTCGTCCCGGGGTTCGTCGATCCGCACACCCACGCCGTCTTCGCGGGCGATCGATCGGACGAGTTCACGGCCAAACTCCGGGGGAAGAGCTACCAGGAGATCCTCGCGGAGGGCGGCGGCATCCTGCGGACGGTCCGTGCGACCAGGGCGGCCAGCGACGCGACCCTGCGCGAGAACCTGCGCGCACACCTCGACGTCATGCTCGCCCACGGGACCACCACTGTCGAGGTCAAGTCGGGGTACGGCCTCGACGCCGAGACCGAACTGCGACTGCTCGAGGCGATCGATCGCGTCGCCGACGCGCACCCGATCGACGTCGTGCCGACGTTCATGGGTGCCCACGCGGTGCCCGAGGGGCGGGAGGCCGACGAGTACGTCGACCGGGTGGTCGAGGAACAGCTTCCGGCCGTCGCCGAGCAGGGGATCGCCGAGTTCTGCGACGTCTTCTGTGAGGCCGACGTCTTCGACGTCGCCCAGTCGCGGCGCGTGCTGGAGGCGGGCGAAGCGGCCGGGCTCACCCCGAAGATCCACGCGGAGGAGTTCACCCGCCTCGGCGGAGCACAGTTGGCCGCCGACCTCGGAGCCGCGAGCGCGGATCACCTGCTCCACGCGACCGAAGAAGATGCGGCGGCGCTCGCGGCGGCCGACGTCGTTCCCGTGCTCCTGCCCGCGACGGCGTTCGGCCTCGGCGAGGCGTACGCCGACGCCCGGGCCTTCCTCGATGCGGGCGCACCCGTCGCGCTCGCGACGGACTTCAACCCGAACTGTCACGCCCGTACGATGGAGTTCGTCCAGACGCTCGCTGCCGTCGAGATGGGGCTCACGCCGGCCGAGGCGCTTCGCGGGGCGACCCACGACGCGGCGCTCTCGATCGATCGCGAGGACGGGACCGGAACCCTCCGCGAGGGCGCGCCGGCGGACGCCGTGGTGCTCGAAGCCCCGTCGATCGCGCACCTCGCGTACCGGTTCGATACGTCCGCCGTCGACACGGTCATCAAAGCGGGCGTCGAGGTGGACCCATGACCACCGTCACGCGATCGGCAGGACCCGTTCGATCGGACTGCCGACAGAACGAGATGAAAGAGCGAGCCCCGGCGGGGGCGATCGAACGGGGAGAACGACTCGATTACGGCCGGCTAAAACGTGATGATCTCGTAGCCGTCGCCGACGAGCGATCGGACGCTCGGGTGACCCTCGAACTGGTCGATCGGGGCGGCCTCGCTGGCTTCGACCTCGTCCTCGACGCCGTAGGCGCCGGCACAGTAGTCACAGACCTGCGCGTGGTCGGCGACCGTCGCGTACAGCGCGTGGTAGTCGTGGTCCTCGTCCTCGAGTTCGCCGACCCACTGGGTTCCGGCCCCGTCGAAGATCAACTGGACGTCGTCGCCCGCCTCGTCGAATTCCTTGACGACCTGGAGGGCGTTGACGACGCGACCGAGGTCGGACGGCGCTTCGGTACCTGCGAGCACGACGATTGCTGCGTCTGGCATGCGATCCCCACTTGGAAGACGGTCTGCATGTCCCTTCTGCGGTCGTGCGCGTGGGGGCCACGATCGATCGCGACGCCACCTGGGACGGGTAACGCGCCCGGGTCATCGCGAGGTGACGATCGATGACGACCGTCGAACTCGACGGCGAGAGCCTCACGCCGGACGACGTCGTCGCCGTCGCTCGCGACGACGCGACGGCCAGCGTCCCCGAGTCGGCCCGCGAGCGGGTGCGCGAGTCCCGCGAGCGAGTCGAATCGGTGATCGAGAGCGGCGACGCCGTCTACGGTCTCAACACCGGGTTCGGCGAACTGGTCGACGAACGAATCTCGCCGGAGGACCTCGAACGGTTGCAGGTCAACCTGCTCCGGAGCCACGCCGCCGGCGCGGGGCGGGAACTCGCGCGCGAGGAGGTCCGCGCGATGATGGTCGCCCGGATCAACGCCCTCGTGAAGGGCTACTCGGGCGTTCGCGAGCGGGTCGTCGACACGCTCGTGGCGATGTGCAACGAGGGCGTCCACCCCGTCGTCAAGTCCCGCGGGAGCCTCGGCGCCAGCGGCGACCTCGCCCCGCTCGCGCACATGTCGCTGGTGCTGATCGGCGAGGGCGAGGCGATCGTCGACGCCGAAAACCCGGGGGACGGCGACGGAACGACACACCGGATTTCCGGTGAAGAAGCGCTCGCGGCGATCGATCGCGACCCGCTCGAACTCGCGCCGAAGGAGGGGCTCGCGCTCATCAACGGCACGCAGTTGACGACCGGCCTCGCGGCCATGGTCGTCGTGGACGGCGAACGACTCGTCCGCGCCGCCGACGCCGCCGGTGCGCTGACGACCGAGACGACGCTGGCGACGACGGCGACGTCGGCCGCCGCGATTCAGGACGT
This genomic stretch from Halosolutus amylolyticus harbors:
- a CDS encoding DsrE family protein — encoded protein: MPDAAIVVLAGTEAPSDLGRVVNALQVVKEFDEAGDDVQLIFDGAGTQWVGELEDEDHDYHALYATVADHAQVCDYCAGAYGVEDEVEASEAAPIDQFEGHPSVRSLVGDGYEIITF
- the hutI gene encoding imidazolonepropionase — its product is MSGADTPSSDDPADDGTCVVYDAGELVVGPAAGTDESRAGDGSRAIGDRAADGPLEIREDAAFAAIDGEVVAVGPTDEITREYPPESAATAIDAGGNAVVPGFVDPHTHAVFAGDRSDEFTAKLRGKSYQEILAEGGGILRTVRATRAASDATLRENLRAHLDVMLAHGTTTVEVKSGYGLDAETELRLLEAIDRVADAHPIDVVPTFMGAHAVPEGREADEYVDRVVEEQLPAVAEQGIAEFCDVFCEADVFDVAQSRRVLEAGEAAGLTPKIHAEEFTRLGGAQLAADLGAASADHLLHATEEDAAALAAADVVPVLLPATAFGLGEAYADARAFLDAGAPVALATDFNPNCHARTMEFVQTLAAVEMGLTPAEALRGATHDAALSIDREDGTGTLREGAPADAVVLEAPSIAHLAYRFDTSAVDTVIKAGVEVDP